From Peromyscus maniculatus bairdii isolate BWxNUB_F1_BW_parent chromosome 19, HU_Pman_BW_mat_3.1, whole genome shotgun sequence, the proteins below share one genomic window:
- the Rps14 gene encoding small ribosomal subunit protein uS11 — protein sequence MAPRKGKEKKEEQVISLGPQVAEGENVFGVCHIFASFNDTFVHVTDLSGKETICRVTGGMKVKADRDESSPYAAMLAAQDVAQRCKELGITALHIKLRATGGNRTKTPGPGAQSALRALARSGMKIGRIEDVTPIPSDSTRRKGGRRGRRL from the exons ATGGCACCTCGcaaggggaaggaaaagaaggaagaacaggtcatcagccttgggcCTCAAGTGGCTGAAGGAGAGAATGTATTTGGTGTCTGCCACATCTTCGCATCCTTCAATGACACCTTTGTCCATGTTACTGATCTTTCTGGCAA GGAAACCATCTGCCGGGTGACTGGGGGGATGAAGGTAAAGGCTGACAGAGATGAGTCCTCTCCGTATGCAGCCATGCTGGCTGCCCAGGATGTGGCCCAGAGGTGCAAGGAGCTGGGCATCACTGCCCTGCATATCAAACTCCGTGCCACAGGAGGAAACAG GACCAAGACCCCTGGACCTGGAGCCCAGTCAGCCCTCAGAGCTCTCGCTCGCTCAGGCATGAAGATTGGGCGGATTG AGGATGTCACTCCCATCCCCTCGGACAGCACCCGAAGGAAGGGTGGGCGTCGTGGTCGCCGTCTGTGA